The following DNA comes from Schistocerca piceifrons isolate TAMUIC-IGC-003096 chromosome 3, iqSchPice1.1, whole genome shotgun sequence.
TCACAAATACCTATTATGTCATCTTCAGCGCTGCAAAAGAGTATTTTTCAAATTCGTTGCCTTGTCGTGTACTATTCCTGCCTTtacaaaaaagtgaaataaagaaacaaatcgCTGTAACGGAGGGTTGtaaaacacttaagaaaaattTAGGAGAATCTAAATGAATCACAATAAACGATGATTGACTGTTCGCGAATAGTAAGACAAAAGCGGGATCTAATTATAATGCTGCCACATATAATTGCAAAATTTCACTCAAAACTGACCACTGCTAAAAAAAGGTCTGGAACGTTAtgctatattttcaaattaataacaTTTCAAGACTGCGTCTTAGTCATAAAACTGTACCTAATCGTGGTAAATTGGTGATATATAGAAGTAAGTGAAGTGGTTGTGATCAGTATTAGGCAAATCATATAGGTCGTTTATTTAAGTCAGTTTTTcaagagtatatacagggtgaatcataaAGGACTTTATAACGTTGTAATGATTCtggaatttattgagataacttaaagaatcgataaaagtgtcattttgtttCGAACAACCTCAAATCTGGTTCATATAGTGCATCGGGACTCCATTCCGTCACTAGGAGCGTCGGCATAGTATAAAGTTAAAATGGCTGCTTTCGCTGCTGCTGATCGTGCTCGCTGTGCGCTCTGATTTCATCAAACAAACCCTGTAACAACTTTTCGGCCTAAATTTCTCGCCTCCAAAGAGGCCTATGATTTATTATTgacacaagaactttgttgagacaTGATACACCACCAGTTTCGTGTGGTCAATCGCATGGCCACCTCtctccccagacttgacaccactaGATTTCTTTCTCCGGAGTTTCGTTAGAGAacgtgtgtatgttcctcccctgCCAAACAATTTAGCGGACCCGAAAAATCGAGTCTACGCTGCCGTTGAACAAGTATTTCCCGGTTTGCTGCAATGAGTGTGGAAAGAAATTGATTACCGGTGGGGTGTTTgtcgcatcacaaatggtagtcacatcgaatcGATACGAGCTTATCATTTTTATGTGAAATCTGAGGATGTTTGCTACAAAAGACGCATTTACCGATAAGTTACGTCAGCCAATTTCTACATCATTCCAAAGCGGCTAGGGTAAGATTCTCGGCAGGCGACTGGGTgtttgtccttcatcatcatttcataataattgaaacgcaagtcaccgaagtggcgtcaactaaaaagacttgcccTAGGCGGCCGAAGCCCGAAAGGGGATATCCCGACCAATAAATGCTGcacaatcttttcattttttgtaaagccGTGTTTGACTCAACCTGTATATTCAAATACAAAACGACCGTTAATACGTACATTCCTAAAAGTAAGTACTCTACAATAGGTATAAAACAGAATGTATGTGTGTTACTTACAGCAACTAAAGGATGCACACTCATTGTTCCAGAGGAAATCTAAATTTTCAGCAACAATAATTACTCATCAGCGATATTAGTTAGAGTTGTAAGTTAAAAACAGGGTTGTATCTAATGACCAGATATTTTGACGGTACACGTTGAACTGTGCTGATTTAGAATTCGGAAACAATAATGGCTATGAGGTTTCCTGCCTTATACAACACCAAAACGACAGCGAGATCTCTTCCTTATGTCCCATCTACATTCGTCAGCGCTAAATCAGCGACTGGAAATACCACAGGAAGCTAGAATACGCCAGCAGAAAGCTTTCCTAATTTGCCATAATACAGTGTTTGATTCTTCTGTCACCTTCAGTTGGCTTTCTGTCATTCAATTTCGTGTATCATATTAAATTTGTTTTCATGTGATAAAGTTAGCAAAAGAACTGTGACCTCTGGCATGTGGCCGTTTGGGTCTTCAAAGCACCATCACAGAATATACAGCAGTTTTTATGAGACACCATGTTATTAGGATACGTTTAACGAGTTACTCCCCATAGCGAGGTTTTCATAGCATATTTCCGTTACTTTTTATATGCAGTCTGCAAATTATGCAATTGTTGTAGTTCACATTCAGTGCCCTGTTATGTCTGTTATTAGTGTAAAGATTGTCGATTGAACAATCAACAACGCTCACCCAGCACAAATTTGCAATCAACCGAATGTTAATTTTATATTCAAAGTGTTTTCAACTTGCGTTTCAATTCCGCGAACAAACAATATGTGTTAGGACGAGGGCAACGGAGTAGCCGGGACTAATTTAGCTGTCGTGTACTAATGCGATTAACAAAACATACTGAAAGTAGCTGTCAAGCATGTATTTCAAAAGCATATGGAATCACAATTATGACTTCGGAACCGTCATGACGtgacagttttatctttgacagttCCTGGGAGTTAATCGAATATTAGGACACGCCCTTAATGTGTCGTAGCACAGCGGCCTTTGTTGTCATCCACATTGATGTGAGGTTGTTTATCTGTCGCAGTGTGTATATAAAGCCTCAGCGAAACACTGTTGGGTatcttctaactactgaagacgccCAGAGTGACTTGTATCTCATCCGTCATGAAGGGTAAGTGAGTGAAATTTCTGTTGTATTTTAAGCtgaaaagatataatttttttggcGATATTCTCTTGTAAAGTatttgtcatctgcatatgcggAAGTCATTCATTTTTACACGCAAAATGCACGTTGGCAGCCAATTGAGTAGTAAACGTTTGTCACTCAAAGGCATCTGTAGAACTGCTAGGTACTTGGTTAGAATGATCTAATCTGAGCTTGGGTAACAATTAAGAAATTACAAGTGAGTCCAAGATGCTGTGCCATGACACGAGCATACACTCGGCCAATAAACGTTGATGCATGTGAGTGCTTTGTAGTCACTGTGTCACAGACATATATAGTTAACATGTGAAATAACATACAAAAATTAGTACATCGATGACTGCTAGTTCACGAGTCATTAGACCTGTTGCGTGACTGTAAGTTATATTAATCCAACTCATTGTAGCAGGAAGGGGATATGTTACCTCCTATTTCCTATCTGTTTGGAACAGAATTCAGTTGTTACGAATGTAGCTACAAAGTAGGGACCTCCTATTCAGAATGACAGCTCTTTGGTCACAGAGTGATCAAATTTCAACTTTCTTGTGAATCTTCCAGGCCATGAGGCTTGCAAAACTCAGCTTTACCAGGAGCACTTCGGAAAATGTCGATATGTCTAGAGCAGCTAAATAGGAAGCATTAGGAACCGAAAAACCTTTTTCGACTATGGCCATACAGGCCGGAAGATTAATCAGTAACGATGACAGTCATTCATGAAAGACTGTATAAGGGCACTGACTACTGAGATGTAAATGTATATATTATTTAGCTGTAACCCATTCatgcttttcattaattaataataatgGAAGCAGATGGTGTTGGGTTATTGGAGCAAGAAGTCATCACTGAACAACATTATAAAAGGAAATAATAACCTAGTTGAAATGGGGATACATAAGGAATAAAGATAAGATAATCAGAGAGATGGCACACACAACGTTCAACATTTAATGTAATTGAGGTTATTTGTGACAAAGAAGCCATcaagccacaaattaaaaaaaaagaaaattgggtTAAAGTGAACTAGGGCAATCACTACAGAAAGGATTGGAAATCCTGCTGAAGGATCATTAAAAGGAATTTGCCTTCAAGTAGCACTCACAAGCCAATTCCTTCGGTTACAGAGTTCGCACTGAATGTTACGACATTTTACGACAAACTAGGTAGTCAGTATTTTTTAAAGCAATGGAAGCATGTAACGCGATGCATACTAGAACCAACCCCAGAATTGTATGACCATCTTCCTAGTTAATATTACCTTGGTGTTAAGATCATGATACTTACTTAATTGTTGCCACTGTGGAAAATGTTGtgacttcagtccaaagactagtttgacgcagttctccgtgctattctatccattgtaagcctcttcatctacgaatactgcagcctacatccttctgaatctgcttactatattcatctcatggtctccatctacaattccCATCGCCCTTCCCCCCAACTCCACCCCAACCCACCTCCCTCCCACACAGGCTTCTCTCCAATAGTAAACTGGTGTTCCCTTggagtctcagaatgtgtcctgtcaaccaattctttcttttagtcgagttgtgtcacgcatttcttgtctccccaattctattcagtacttcctcgttagttatgtgatctacctatctcacctttagcattcttctgtagcacgacaagTCCAAGGCTTCTATTCTCCTCTCatctaaaatgtttatcgtccatgtatcgtGTGGAAAAATATTTTCCATCAATCCCTGTAACGCATCATGAGCAGCGTTATTCATTTACGTTCTCAGTGCCATTTTTTGCGTGTTTTTACTTTTGCTAACAGATTTTTTGAGTACAAACTTGTGCATCCTATGGTGACGCAAGTCCACATCTGACTACCCTTACTGTTCCAGTGTTGGCTTCTCTTCTGGCACTGTGCGTGCTGGCAGCCGTGGTGTCGGCGGCCCCCAACTGCCCGCAGTACGACGGCTCCACGCCCGTCTTCTTCCCTGACGAGAACGACAGCAGCAGCTTCTACGAGTGCAGCAACGGCAGGTCCGTCCACATGGTCTGCCCCACTGGCACCGTCTGGAACTCCAACATCAACACCTGCGACTGGCCACAGTCCAGGAAGTAGAAGGCGCCGGATGATTAGATCTCTGACATTTGACATAATATGGAATGACGCTAAAAATGTATTCAAGTAGATTTCATAATGCACTCTAACGTAATAGTCAACTTTAAATAAACAGCAATAAGCAAAACAAAATGATTTGTTGTTATTGTGAAAGAAGAACCTCGAATAATCTTGCAATGGAAGGTATTAAAAAATATCTTGATTAATTATTGATACTGAAAGAAGTTAGTGAATGGGAATCAAAGCGCCGAATATGTTCTTCGCCGAACATGGTGATGGAATGTTaggctcgcattcaggaggataatGATTGAAGCCCTTTTCTAGTCATCCAGACTGAAATTTTGTCCGGGGTCCCAAAACCTCCGCTATAATTCCTTACGTAAGGCTGCAACCAGCATTATTCCCAGTTCTTGACCATTTCTAAATCAAAATCTGATATTTAACCGTAATGCTCCTAACATCCTTCCTCGAGTGTCTTGTGTTGTAGCGATAATATTCTTTACTTTGTCGTTTGACGGGTAATGATGCAAGTATGTCCTCTTCTTATTTGGGGGAGGGTAAAAGGGTGGTCGGGTCGAGAACAAACATGAATGTTGTAAGGAAATTTGAGAGATCGTCAACATATGAATACGATGATCTAACACAGCTCAATATTCACTAGAAATCgaccaagactgaaaaaaaattttattcGCTCTTCACTTTCTACACAGTACTGAATTTTACTTCCTGAATATTGCTTCAAATTCCAGTCTTAAGTGTGACAAAGATGATAACTGGCAAAAGCCTGCACAGGGCGATGCCCGTTtcttgttgtgtatttcctcataTTTTCTATTCCTGCGGCGTTTTCTTACAGTTTATGCAATGACACTGCAGGGAATGTTTGTAAGATACATCAAAAATTCTTTGGATTTGCATTATTGCCACTGATGCTGTGTCCTCTGCTTTATGGTGTTCGTTTACAAGTGGTTGAGAAGGAGTAACTTTTACGAAAGTTGTGTGGAGATTTATTATTGCAGTCTGCAGCATGCCTCCAGTAAGGTATTTAAACAACGTCGTTCTTCCCAATGTTACAAAGACAAGTTGAAAGCGAGCTCATGAAGAGGCCTCAGCAAGCAAGAAACAAGTTCTCCGAAGAGGAGATTTGCTGCATCGACATAATTCCTACTCAGTTCGAAAATCAGAGTAACCGATGACGACAAACAAAAAAAGACTGTTTGAGGATGAAAAGAAGAATACATATGGTTTGTACTAGTTTTGGTAGATAATGTAGGGCCTAATACAAACTGAGTCAAATATTTGATACAGGTTTTCCGCAACTTACGTTTTGGAAACTTTATGTAGCTTTTCCTCACAGACGACTGACATTAGGCACTTGTATTGCGCATGCAGTTAGTTAATTCTATATTGAAAGATAATGTGgaataaattttcttttaatgCGGTATCAAAGCAGTTATATAACAGGAAAATCCTAAAATCAGGTGTATGTTGTCACAGGTATTTGGAGAGCTTTAGAAATCCAGCAAAAGTAGATATCAAAATTATGTTCCAAAAATAGTGAAGTTAAGTCAGACTTTGTACGAAGAGGCATTAATTTCGTTCTGACAGATCTTTCAGAAAGGAAATATATGTACTCACCTCGTAGAAAATATTTCCATTGTTTATAATTAAAACTGTGTAACGTCAATAAGCATGTAATTCtcgtaatttttatctgttttccgtctttctcttagttgctctaaattcgtggaggtatgtacggTCTATGCAACTAGATGAAGTCAGTCTGTTTGTTGTCATActtgtttcgcttcttttatttgggaagcatcatcagtggcctgaaatacatgttccTTTTTATTTCGTGATGTATATAGtacgctgctatattacatttcgtcgtgtttttcttttgctttttaggTTAGAAACAACCTTTGTTGCACAAGTTTCCTATTGTGaatgtatcgttcggtgttacttacgatttccggCGCTGTTAACAAATGTTTGTGGTGCCGGAGATGAATTTGTTAGTCTTCATACTCCAGTTGGCTAATTTTGGCGTTCTTTCATCCACAGTTGTCACATCGCATGTTTCACTTTCagtttccatttggtgatcaacatatgtgtgtttttggtgtgtagtgttgccaactgttgttgtctgtttgtttatcttttgtttgtgttgtgtttgatgttcttcatttgttgtgtgtgtgtgtgtgtgtgtgtgtgtgtgtgtgtgtgtgtgtgtgtgagtacgcacacgcgcacgtgtgtgtgtgtgtgtgtgtgtgtgtgtgtgtattctgttgTGTCccttatttttatatgagactgtgtgTGTGCAatttactatatacagggtgagtcacctaacactgccgctggatatatttcgtaaaccacatcaaatactgacgaatcgattccacagaccgaacgtgaggagacgggctagtgtaattggttaatacaaaccataaaaaaatgcacggaaatatgtttttttacacaaacctacgtttttttaaatggaaccccgttagttttgttagcacatctgaacatataaacaaatacgtaatcagtcccgttttttgcattgtaaaatgttaattacatccggagatatcgtaACCTACAGTTGactcttgagtaccactcctccgctgttcgatcgtgtgtatcggagagctccaaattacgtagggatccaaagggaacggtgatagaccttaggtacagaagagactggaacagcacattacgtccacatgctaacaccttcttattggtctttttcactgacgcacatgtacattaccatgagggatgaggtacacgttcgacgggcgtttcataggacgtggaggacgcataaattgaccagcccgttctcctgatcttacacctctggacttctttctgtggggtgcgttgaaggagaatgtgtaccgtgatgtgcctacaaccccagaggatatgaaacaacgtactgtggcagcctgcggcgacattacaccacatgtactgcggcgtgtacgacattcattacgccagagattgcaattgtgtgcagcaattgatggccaccacattgaacatctattggcctgacatgtcgggacacactctattccactccgtaattgaaaacggaaaccacgtatgtacgtgtacctcacccctcatggtaacatacatgtgcgtcagtgaaaaagaccaataaaaaggtgttagcatgaggacgtaatgtgctgttccagtctcttctgtacctaaggtccatcaccgttccctttggatccctacgtaattcggtgctctccgatacacacgatcgaacagcggaggagcggtactcaaccgtcaactttaggttacaatatctccggatgtaatcaacattttgCAATACAAAAAACgggactgattacgtatttgtttatatcttcagatgtgctaataaaactaacggggttccatttaaaaaaacgtaggtttgtgttaaaaaaacatacttccgtgcatttttttatggtttgtattaaccaattacactaacccctctcctcacgttcggtctgtggaatcgattcgtcagtatttgatgtggtttacgaaatatatgcagcggtaacgttaggtgactcaccctgtatataataaatACGAGTGCgtttggctgtgtgtgtttgtgtgtgtgtgtgtgttcgtgtgtaatTTCCTGTGTGTAAATGTATGTTTTTAAATAACTATGAGTTCCTGTGGGTATGTGggcgactttttttttttgggggggggggggagacagagagagaagaggggaaggAGATTCATTAACGTATTATCCTGGTTGCATTTCGGTCTGTTATTAGTTTGGTGGCtagcatgatcagagagttattgttTATATAGATTTGGTCTTTGAGTACTTccttttccattgcaatggctctttgtatgtgaaagttttcttgcaatgtcaggagcttttCGTTGTGGTtctgataactgtcatgtcacattccatgttggATTCCATGTTTTATCATGTGTTTGGcgaaggtagaatggctattttctTCTTTCCAACTGCTTATATGATCGTTATATCTAATTTCAAAGTTTCTGCTTTCATTCCCAGATATACTGCTTTACATTCTTGGCACTGTTATTCATGTCATGagtattattgttttgtgtttacGAGTGTGCAGTAGTGTCTATGGGTTTCTGTGCTCTGCTTGTGCTGTTATTTCTAtacttatgttttaattttttgattgagtTTTTATATAATATGGGTGCTGTGACCATTGTTTGTGGCTCTGAGTTGtactgtttgtaattctttttctaaGTTTTCTTTGCTGTGTGGAATGTTATTAGGCTGTGTAACATGTGTCGTTGCgccgctaatttttgattttgtggatAGTTGGATGAAGCATGTATAATTATGTCTGTAGCTGTTGGCTTTCTGAAGGTGTCAaatgtgcgtttattgtttctttattgttatatccaagaTATGTATTTGCtgttgtgtttctttttccatggtaaattgaatatttttatgtatgttgctTAATCTGTATGAAGTTAAtcaattttctctgttggttcatctaccaTAGAGATTATGtcgtccacatatctgtaccagtaaatAGTTTTGTATCTTTTCTTTGTGATGACTGTATCAAAGATTGTGTTTTCTATGTGGCTGATGAATATGTGTGCTAGTGTTCCTGAAATTGGATGTACCATTGGAAGCCCATTTCTTCtaagtaaaattccttttcaaattggAGTAATTTTGGGATGTGATAGCTTTGAGGGTTTTAGTTAtatcattaatattgtctgcaggtagTTTGCTGTATGTCAGTAAGttttcttcaattagttttattGTGGCTGCAATGCACATTAGGGTGTACATGTTCTCTTTGTCAAAAGAGATGAGTGAAGCTGTTTGTGGGATGCGTAGTTCTTTTATTTGTGTCAtgagttcatttgtgtttttaactgtcgtGCAGTTTTTCATTTCATAAAGTTGCATTACGATTAAGTTCGTGTGTTTTGCCACATGGTATGATGGtgtattcatgaaattaataacagGCCTCAATGGAATCAAGACAAGCATGTAATTATTCTGAATATTTAAGATCTGGTGTTACTATCAAtcaacatttcttttacatgtACTATTTTTCCACACGGTCTCCGTTTATAACACTATTTCATCGACTTGTTTtgttcttttaataattttgaGTACTCTGATACTTTTTCAACCTTCTATGTCCTCTAACTGGGGACCAGGAATACTGCAGGAACAAAAGACTTCTATAGGCGTCTGCGGACATGGTTCTGGGTAGATAAAAGTTTTGTATTAATAACACACAGAAGAGGTAGTATAACTTCCCAAAACaacttttcatttgttttagtAACTTCATAAAATTATGCCGAATATGCACTGAGTTTACATACATTTTTTGTCTTACAGTAATTGCAAGTACTCTGCAGCTTTCATGTTCATACTTATTACTACTGATTTCACCAACGAACAAGAACTAACTTCTCTGGCATGGACTACAAATCAGAAAAGAGGGGCACTAATGAATGCATAGAAAACAGCGCGAATCTCTGCTCCACTTCAGCATCGGTGGTGAAATCCAATTGATATTTGGTTATAGAGATGATGTGTTTCTCTGTGGCAGAAAGAACAGGGATGCTACGTTGCCCCAACGTAGATAGCAATTATTCAGTTGGGATCTCTTCCTGCTTATTACGTTTCTgtcatttttttctaatttaatttatttttcattagCATAGCAGAGATATTAATCTTCTAAGTAGTTTGTATAGAAAGAAGCGCGTAATGCAAAAAGTGACAAAAAGATAAAACAATATTTGCTAAAAGTGTGAATAACCTGAAGGTATAATACACACTGCTAAAAGTAAGAAATGATGGAAATTTTCCGCCAAACTGTTGGATAGCTACTTTAAGGTCAGTAGCGTTATTTAGTAAATAATCTACAACCTGAATCACTGTATTTCCCCATCACCATTTTTTTCATATCTCATGTTCACATTAGCGGGTAATTTCTCGAGGCCATTTTTCTATATAGTGGTTGCAGTACTTGTTCGAACACCGCTCCATAACTTCCTGAAAGTCATGAACATACAGTATTTCTAAACACATTGTTGAAGTTAACCGACTCCACGACAGGGACGAAACGAGAGTATAAATTTCTGGGTAAATGATCAGCTTCGTCGCGTTGGAAAGTTTTCGAACTTCATCACCGATTACAAATTTCCAGTAAGTTTTCAATCCACAGAGCTCACACTACGAATTATGTCGTCCAAAAACTCTTCACACTGGCAGCACAAATAAAAAATGCATGACCATATGTGACATGCAGTGCACACCTTTAAAAAATACATCACAACCCCGACATACATACGTCATTAGAATTTTCAGTCCAGAACGA
Coding sequences within:
- the LOC124787673 gene encoding peritrophin-1-like, coding for MKVLASLLALCVLAAVVSAAPNCPQYDGSTPVFFPDENDSSSFYECSNGRSVHMVCPTGTVWNSNINTCDWPQSRK